Proteins from one Carassius gibelio isolate Cgi1373 ecotype wild population from Czech Republic chromosome A25, carGib1.2-hapl.c, whole genome shotgun sequence genomic window:
- the LOC127946749 gene encoding ubiquitin-conjugating enzyme E2 Q2-like isoform X2, producing MSVSGLKAELKFLESIFDPNHERFRIIDWKPDELSCQFNVTGEKLLIIHCNITESYPSTPPIWFVDSDDPSLTEVLERLDDVRKGNTLLLQQLKRLICDLCRLYNLPQHPDVEMLDQPLPAGPISQDKKHGTTDEVTSEEEEEEEMAEDIEDLDHYDMKEEEPVEGKKSEDDGIEKENLAILEKIRKNQRQDHLNVSVHSGAVSGSVQASDRLMKELREIYRSQSYKTGIYSVELVNDSLYEWHVKLRTVDPDSPLHSDLQVLKEKEGMDYILLNFSYKDNFPFDPPFVRVVSPVLSGGYVLGGGALCMELLTKQGWSSAYSIESVIMQINATLVKGKARVQFGANKNQYNLARAQQSYKSLVQIHEKNGWYTPPKEDG from the exons ATGTCGGTGTCGGGGCTGAAGGCCGAATTAAAGTTCCTGGAGTCAATTTTTGACCCTAACCATGAGCGCTTCAGAATAATCGACTGGAAGCCCGATGAACTAAGTTGCCAGTTCAATGTGACGGGAGAAAAGCTGTTGATTATTCACTGCAACATCACG GAGTCTTACCCTTCAACACCACCAATATGGTTTGTTGATTCAGATGATCCAAGTCTGACTGAAGTCCTTGAACGACTAGATGATGTCAGAAAAGGCAATACCTTG CTCCTACAGCAGCTGAAAAGGCTGATCTGTGATTTATGCCGACTCTATAACCTGCCCCAGCATCCTGATGTGGAGATGCTGGATCAGCCTCTTCCTGCTGGACCCATCAGTCAAGACAAGAAG CATGGAACAACAGATGAAGTGACatcagaagaagaggaggaagaggaaatgGCAGAG GATATTGAAGATCTAGACCACTATGACATGAAAGAGGAGGAACCTGTCGAAGGGAAAAAGTCAGAGGACGACGGCATTGAGAAGGAGAATCTGGCCATTTTGGAGAAAATCCGCAAGAACCAGAGGCAGGACCACTTGAACGTAAGTGTCCATTCG GGTGCAGTGTCTGGTTCAGTCCAGGCCTCTGACCGTCTCATGAAGGAACTCAGGGAGATCTATAGATCACAGAGTTATAAGACAG GTATCTATTCAGTGGAGTTAGTCAATGACAGCCTGTATGAATGGCATGTCAAGTTAAGGAC gGTTGACCCAGACAGTCCGTTACACAGTGACTTGCAGGTTTTGAAGGAAAAAGAAGGCATGGACTACATTCTGCTCAATTTCTCTTATAAA GATAACTTTCCCTTCGATCCTCCCTTTGTACGGGTTGTGTCTCCTGTGCTGTCTGGAGG ATATGTTCTTGGTGGAGGAGCCTTGTGTATGGAGCTACTTACAAAACAG GGCTGGAGCAGTGCCTACTCAATAGAGTCAGTCATCATGCAAATCAACGCCACCTTAGTGAAAGGGAAAGCCAGAGTACAGTTTGGAGCAAATAAG AATCAATACAATCTTGCCAGAGCACAACAGTCATACAAATCATTGGTTCAGATTCATGAAAAGAATG GCTGGTACACACCTCCTAAAGAAGATGGCTAG
- the LOC127946749 gene encoding ubiquitin-conjugating enzyme E2 Q2-like isoform X4 translates to MSVSGLKAELKFLESIFDPNHERFRIIDWKPDELSCQFNVTGEKLLIIHCNITESYPSTPPIWFVDSDDPSLTEVLERLDDVRKGNTLLLQQLKRLICDLCRLYNLPQHPDVEMLDQPLPAGPISQDKKHGTTDEVTSEEEEEEEMAEDIEDLDHYDMKEEEPVEGKKSEDDGIEKENLAILEKIRKNQRQDHLNGAVSGSVQASDRLMKELREIYRSQSYKTGIYSVELVNDSLYEWHVKLRTVDPDSPLHSDLQVLKEKEGMDYILLNFSYKDNFPFDPPFVRVVSPVLSGGYVLGGGALCMELLTKQGWSSAYSIESVIMQINATLVKGKARVQFGANKNQYNLARAQQSYKSLVQIHEKNGWYTPPKEDG, encoded by the exons ATGTCGGTGTCGGGGCTGAAGGCCGAATTAAAGTTCCTGGAGTCAATTTTTGACCCTAACCATGAGCGCTTCAGAATAATCGACTGGAAGCCCGATGAACTAAGTTGCCAGTTCAATGTGACGGGAGAAAAGCTGTTGATTATTCACTGCAACATCACG GAGTCTTACCCTTCAACACCACCAATATGGTTTGTTGATTCAGATGATCCAAGTCTGACTGAAGTCCTTGAACGACTAGATGATGTCAGAAAAGGCAATACCTTG CTCCTACAGCAGCTGAAAAGGCTGATCTGTGATTTATGCCGACTCTATAACCTGCCCCAGCATCCTGATGTGGAGATGCTGGATCAGCCTCTTCCTGCTGGACCCATCAGTCAAGACAAGAAG CATGGAACAACAGATGAAGTGACatcagaagaagaggaggaagaggaaatgGCAGAG GATATTGAAGATCTAGACCACTATGACATGAAAGAGGAGGAACCTGTCGAAGGGAAAAAGTCAGAGGACGACGGCATTGAGAAGGAGAATCTGGCCATTTTGGAGAAAATCCGCAAGAACCAGAGGCAGGACCACTTGAAC GGTGCAGTGTCTGGTTCAGTCCAGGCCTCTGACCGTCTCATGAAGGAACTCAGGGAGATCTATAGATCACAGAGTTATAAGACAG GTATCTATTCAGTGGAGTTAGTCAATGACAGCCTGTATGAATGGCATGTCAAGTTAAGGAC gGTTGACCCAGACAGTCCGTTACACAGTGACTTGCAGGTTTTGAAGGAAAAAGAAGGCATGGACTACATTCTGCTCAATTTCTCTTATAAA GATAACTTTCCCTTCGATCCTCCCTTTGTACGGGTTGTGTCTCCTGTGCTGTCTGGAGG ATATGTTCTTGGTGGAGGAGCCTTGTGTATGGAGCTACTTACAAAACAG GGCTGGAGCAGTGCCTACTCAATAGAGTCAGTCATCATGCAAATCAACGCCACCTTAGTGAAAGGGAAAGCCAGAGTACAGTTTGGAGCAAATAAG AATCAATACAATCTTGCCAGAGCACAACAGTCATACAAATCATTGGTTCAGATTCATGAAAAGAATG GCTGGTACACACCTCCTAAAGAAGATGGCTAG
- the LOC127946749 gene encoding ubiquitin-conjugating enzyme E2 Q2-like isoform X1, whose protein sequence is MSVSGLKAELKFLESIFDPNHERFRIIDWKPDELSCQFNVTGEKLLIIHCNITESYPSTPPIWFVDSDDPSLTEVLERLDDVRKGNTLLLQQLKRLICDLCRLYNLPQHPDVEMLDQPLPAGPISQDKKHGTTDEVTSEEEEEEEMAEQDIEDLDHYDMKEEEPVEGKKSEDDGIEKENLAILEKIRKNQRQDHLNVSVHSGAVSGSVQASDRLMKELREIYRSQSYKTGIYSVELVNDSLYEWHVKLRTVDPDSPLHSDLQVLKEKEGMDYILLNFSYKDNFPFDPPFVRVVSPVLSGGYVLGGGALCMELLTKQGWSSAYSIESVIMQINATLVKGKARVQFGANKNQYNLARAQQSYKSLVQIHEKNGWYTPPKEDG, encoded by the exons ATGTCGGTGTCGGGGCTGAAGGCCGAATTAAAGTTCCTGGAGTCAATTTTTGACCCTAACCATGAGCGCTTCAGAATAATCGACTGGAAGCCCGATGAACTAAGTTGCCAGTTCAATGTGACGGGAGAAAAGCTGTTGATTATTCACTGCAACATCACG GAGTCTTACCCTTCAACACCACCAATATGGTTTGTTGATTCAGATGATCCAAGTCTGACTGAAGTCCTTGAACGACTAGATGATGTCAGAAAAGGCAATACCTTG CTCCTACAGCAGCTGAAAAGGCTGATCTGTGATTTATGCCGACTCTATAACCTGCCCCAGCATCCTGATGTGGAGATGCTGGATCAGCCTCTTCCTGCTGGACCCATCAGTCAAGACAAGAAG CATGGAACAACAGATGAAGTGACatcagaagaagaggaggaagaggaaatgGCAGAG CAGGATATTGAAGATCTAGACCACTATGACATGAAAGAGGAGGAACCTGTCGAAGGGAAAAAGTCAGAGGACGACGGCATTGAGAAGGAGAATCTGGCCATTTTGGAGAAAATCCGCAAGAACCAGAGGCAGGACCACTTGAACGTAAGTGTCCATTCG GGTGCAGTGTCTGGTTCAGTCCAGGCCTCTGACCGTCTCATGAAGGAACTCAGGGAGATCTATAGATCACAGAGTTATAAGACAG GTATCTATTCAGTGGAGTTAGTCAATGACAGCCTGTATGAATGGCATGTCAAGTTAAGGAC gGTTGACCCAGACAGTCCGTTACACAGTGACTTGCAGGTTTTGAAGGAAAAAGAAGGCATGGACTACATTCTGCTCAATTTCTCTTATAAA GATAACTTTCCCTTCGATCCTCCCTTTGTACGGGTTGTGTCTCCTGTGCTGTCTGGAGG ATATGTTCTTGGTGGAGGAGCCTTGTGTATGGAGCTACTTACAAAACAG GGCTGGAGCAGTGCCTACTCAATAGAGTCAGTCATCATGCAAATCAACGCCACCTTAGTGAAAGGGAAAGCCAGAGTACAGTTTGGAGCAAATAAG AATCAATACAATCTTGCCAGAGCACAACAGTCATACAAATCATTGGTTCAGATTCATGAAAAGAATG GCTGGTACACACCTCCTAAAGAAGATGGCTAG
- the LOC127946749 gene encoding ubiquitin-conjugating enzyme E2 Q2-like isoform X3 produces the protein MSVSGLKAELKFLESIFDPNHERFRIIDWKPDELSCQFNVTGEKLLIIHCNITESYPSTPPIWFVDSDDPSLTEVLERLDDVRKGNTLLLQQLKRLICDLCRLYNLPQHPDVEMLDQPLPAGPISQDKKHGTTDEVTSEEEEEEEMAEQDIEDLDHYDMKEEEPVEGKKSEDDGIEKENLAILEKIRKNQRQDHLNGAVSGSVQASDRLMKELREIYRSQSYKTGIYSVELVNDSLYEWHVKLRTVDPDSPLHSDLQVLKEKEGMDYILLNFSYKDNFPFDPPFVRVVSPVLSGGYVLGGGALCMELLTKQGWSSAYSIESVIMQINATLVKGKARVQFGANKNQYNLARAQQSYKSLVQIHEKNGWYTPPKEDG, from the exons ATGTCGGTGTCGGGGCTGAAGGCCGAATTAAAGTTCCTGGAGTCAATTTTTGACCCTAACCATGAGCGCTTCAGAATAATCGACTGGAAGCCCGATGAACTAAGTTGCCAGTTCAATGTGACGGGAGAAAAGCTGTTGATTATTCACTGCAACATCACG GAGTCTTACCCTTCAACACCACCAATATGGTTTGTTGATTCAGATGATCCAAGTCTGACTGAAGTCCTTGAACGACTAGATGATGTCAGAAAAGGCAATACCTTG CTCCTACAGCAGCTGAAAAGGCTGATCTGTGATTTATGCCGACTCTATAACCTGCCCCAGCATCCTGATGTGGAGATGCTGGATCAGCCTCTTCCTGCTGGACCCATCAGTCAAGACAAGAAG CATGGAACAACAGATGAAGTGACatcagaagaagaggaggaagaggaaatgGCAGAG CAGGATATTGAAGATCTAGACCACTATGACATGAAAGAGGAGGAACCTGTCGAAGGGAAAAAGTCAGAGGACGACGGCATTGAGAAGGAGAATCTGGCCATTTTGGAGAAAATCCGCAAGAACCAGAGGCAGGACCACTTGAAC GGTGCAGTGTCTGGTTCAGTCCAGGCCTCTGACCGTCTCATGAAGGAACTCAGGGAGATCTATAGATCACAGAGTTATAAGACAG GTATCTATTCAGTGGAGTTAGTCAATGACAGCCTGTATGAATGGCATGTCAAGTTAAGGAC gGTTGACCCAGACAGTCCGTTACACAGTGACTTGCAGGTTTTGAAGGAAAAAGAAGGCATGGACTACATTCTGCTCAATTTCTCTTATAAA GATAACTTTCCCTTCGATCCTCCCTTTGTACGGGTTGTGTCTCCTGTGCTGTCTGGAGG ATATGTTCTTGGTGGAGGAGCCTTGTGTATGGAGCTACTTACAAAACAG GGCTGGAGCAGTGCCTACTCAATAGAGTCAGTCATCATGCAAATCAACGCCACCTTAGTGAAAGGGAAAGCCAGAGTACAGTTTGGAGCAAATAAG AATCAATACAATCTTGCCAGAGCACAACAGTCATACAAATCATTGGTTCAGATTCATGAAAAGAATG GCTGGTACACACCTCCTAAAGAAGATGGCTAG